A section of the Zygosaccharomyces rouxii strain CBS732 chromosome B complete sequence genome encodes:
- the MSH2 gene encoding mismatch repair ATPase MSH2 (highly similar to uniprot|P25847 Saccharomyces cerevisiae YOL090W MSH2 Protein that forms heterodimers with Msh3p and Msh6p that bind to DNA mismatches to initiate the mismatch repair process contains a Walker ATP-binding motif required for repair activity Msh2p-Msh6p binds to and hydrolyzes ATP), which yields MSSAARPELKFSDISEERRFYKRYLGLPEKPSTTLRAIDKGEYYTIIGHDAIFVADSIYHTQSVLKDCKVEPSVARQTNEPLKYVTVLPQVFSTLLKTCLLDLGYKVEIYDKACSLSKSASPGNIEQIQDLMNLAVDSSIVIAGLKLQFNTQEGHCVIGVAFIDTSNYKVGMLDIIDNEVYSNLESFLIQLGVRECLLPDMSKSESISSELKKIIGVIERCGCVSTLIKSSDFTDKDVELDLANLVGDELSLSLPRYSKSALSSCGALLNYLQLLNEQDQVGKYELIQHSLQEFMKLDASAIKALNLFPQTANQPFGPAAGISLGGAGTKVSSLFQLLNHCRTNAGVRLLNEWLKQPLTDVEQIEKRHILVDYLIDQLELRQILQTDHLPSVLDVRRITKKLNRNGNLEDVLKIYQFGKKIPEIADLLSSFLDDDQGSAEAKSLVKSTWLEPLMSHTEPLTKLLEMVETTVDLDAYEQHNGFMIKVELNEGLANIRDQLDALKDEINSIHLETAEDLGFDPEKKLKLENHHIHGWCMRLTRNDARELRNHKEYLELSTVKAGIYFSTKKLKEIASETAVLQKEYDKQQSALVKEIVSITLTYSPVLEKLSLVLANLDVLCSFAHASSYAPIPYIRPKMHGLETTRTTRLVASRHPVLEVQDDVTFIANDVNLESGVNDFLIITGPNMGGKSTYIRQVGVISLMAQIGCFVPCEEADIAVVDAVLCRVGAGDSQLKGVSTFMVEMLETASILKNATKNSLIIVDELGRGTSTYDGFGLAWAIAEHIASKIGCFALFATHFHELTALADKLPNVKNMQVVAHLEKDQDGQNESDDITLLYKVEPGISDQSFGIYVAEVVQFPQKIVKMAKRKANELEELKSHDQDSKRAKLSVEELNEGNQRLKTLLKDWVNQLRQQGLDDPRKLTEEDSQIQIQNLLKSLAGESSEDKFLQYISDTLV from the coding sequence ATGTCCTCTGCAGCAAGACcagaattaaaattttcaGACATTTCTGAAGAACGGAGGTTCTACAAGAGATACTTGGGACTTCCTGAGAAGCCTTCGACTACACTTCGTGCCATCGACAAAGGCGAATATTATACGATTATAGGACATGATGCTATCTTTGTCGCTGATAGCATATACCATACCCAATCTGTTTTAAAGGATTGTAAGGTGGAACCCTCAGTCGCTAGACAGACCAATGAACCCTTGAAATACGTTACAGTTTTACCACAGGTTTTCAGTactcttttgaaaacttgTCTTTTAGACCTTGGATACAAGGTTGAGATCTATGACAAAGCTTGTAGTTTGTCCAAAAGTGCTTCCCCCGGTAATATCGAACAGATTcaagatttgatgaatttagcTGTTGATTCTTCTATTGTTATTGCAGGCTtaaaattacaatttaATACTCAAGAGGGGCATTGTGTCATTGGAGTTGCCTTTATCGATACAAGCAATTATAAAGTTGGGATGTTAGATATTATTGACAATGAGGTTTATTCCAATTTAGAGAGTTTTCTGATCCAGTTGGGTGTTAGAGAATGCCTTTTACCTGATATGAGCAAATCTGAAAGTATAAGCagtgaattgaaaaaaattattggGGTTATTGAACGTTGTGGTTGTGTTTCTACTTTGATCAAGTCTTCGGATTTTACAGATAAAGATGTGGAACTTGATCTTGCAAACCTGGTGGGTGATGAACTTTCATTATCCTTACCACGTTATTCGAAATCAGCATTAAGTTCCTGTGGTGCCCTATTGAACTATCTACAACTTTTGAACGAGCAAGATCAAGTGGGTAAGTACGAATTAATTCAGCACTCTTTGCAGGAATTTATGAAATTAGATGCATCGGCCATTAAAGCTCTCAACTTATTCCCACAAACAGCAAACCAACCATTTGGTCCAGCAGCGGGTATCTCACTTGGTGGTGCTGGAACTAAAGTTTCATcacttttccaattgttgaatCATTGTAGGACCAACGCTGGCGTTAGACTTCTCAACGAATGGCTCAAGCAACCATTGACAGATGtggaacaaattgaaaagagacATATTTTGGTGGACTACTTAATAGATCAATTAGAACTCAGACAGATTTTACAAACTGACCATCTACCGTCCGTTCTAGATGTTCGTCGTATcaccaagaaattgaatcgtaatggtaatttggaagatgttCTTAAGATTTATCAgtttggtaaaaaaattCCAGAAATTGCAGATTTGCTAAGCTCCTTCTTGGATGATGATCAAGGCAGTGCTGAAGCTAAATCCTTGGTTAAAAGTACTTGGTTAGAACCTTTGATGTCCCATACAGAACCCTTGACTAAACTGTTAGAGATGGTAGAGACGACCGTTGATTTAGATGCATATGAGCAGCATAACGGATTTATGATTAAAGTGGAATTGAATGAAGGATTGGCAAACATTAGGGATCAATTAGATGCTCTGAAAGACGAAATCAACTCCATTCATTTGGAGACGGCCGAAGACCTTGGATTTGATCCTGAAAAGAAGTTAAAATTGGAGAATCATCACATCCATGGTTGGTGTATGAGGCTTACTCGTAATGACGCTAGAGAATTAAGAAACCATAaggaatatttggaattatCCACCGTGAAGGCAGGTATTTATTTCAGCACCaagaagttgaaagagATTGCTAGTGAGACCGCTgttttacaaaaggaataCGATAAGCAACAGTCAGCGTTGGTGAAAGAGATTGTTAGCATTACTTTGACATATTCACCAGTCTTAGAAAAACTGTCCCTAGTTTTGGCCAATTTGGATGTATTATGTTCATTTGCCCACGCATCATCATACGCACCAATTCCATACATAAGACCCAAGATGCACGGTTTAGAAACCACTAGAACTACACGTTTAGTAGCATCTAGACACCCTGTTCTTGAAGTACAAGACGATGTTACGTTTATTGCCAACGACgtcaatttggaaagcGGTGTAAATGACTTCCTTATCATTACGGGTCCCAACATGGGCGGTAAATCCACTTATATCAGGCAAGTCGGTGTCATATCGCTAATGGCACAGATTGGTTGTTTCGTTCCCTGTGAAGAAGCTGATATCGCAGTTGTGGATGCTGTGTTGTGCAGAGTAGGTGCAGGTGATTCACAACTAAAAGGTGTTTCCACGTTTATGGTGGAAATGTTGGAAACTGCATCTATCTTAAAGAACGCTACTAAAAATTCGTTGATTATTGTCGATGAATTGGGTCGTGGTACGAGTACTTACGATGGATTTGGTCTAGCTTGGGCGATTGCAGAGCACATTGCAAGTAAAATAGGTTGCTTTGCATTATTTGCTACACATTTCCACGAATTGACTGCCTTGGCAGATAAACTGCCCAATGTGAAGAATATGCAAGTCGTTGCACATTTGGAGAAGGACCAAGACGGTCAAAATGAAAGTGACGACATTACCTTACTTTACAAAGTGGAACCAGGAATTTCCGACCAGTCATTTGGTATCTACGTTGCTGAGGTGGTTCAGTTCCCTCAAAAGATTGTGAAGATGGCGAAGCGTAAGGCTAACGAACTCGAAGAACTCAAAAGTCATGACCAAGATTCCAAGAGAGCTAAGCTGTCTGTGGAGGAACTCAACGAGGGAAATCAACGCTTGAAAACATTGCTCAAGGATTGGGTAAACCAACTAAGACAACAAG
- the SPO21 gene encoding Spo21p (some similarities with uniprot|Q12411 Saccharomyces cerevisiae YOL091W SPO21 Component of the meiotic outer plaque of the spindle pole body involved in modifying the meiotic outer plaque that is required prior to prospore membrane formation), protein MPLLNSDYLDRSDMTNSEIETSMKTPETSFNGDYHQDVHSLDNYSVRDDDEEDTSSDEETQGTNQPENSSLKSWFFKPKSKSAATSPTKENAKEERINSSGSAITQSTPTNSKSGSPFRKSLRSFFRREEVKDSDVTQPENSTLESAKDEEPPRQHRFWKSWRGHHSHPNGDYSDSEHDTPQQETVENDFNASKVDPDDMLTHEQKRERNMERLTQQLMNFSSDDDEENGRKSHRYAAEKTHGAGFIEGNVVHDDDDDSNYESSDSSASSSVERAREVKAKIGQVFSPASEEILCKNNEISPITPVDDVMDNPYKYVFEPVKAQSNASIAHDCSWIDKNSVAFDNFDKALRILTDGLNCSSSLEGSLFTISELSNEFLDMVKNYTENHEKVAQEKIDMEITLNTVQSSFGNLRKEVEDKDRENVKLKTELELLKDKYSHLEKDFESLSEEAEILTDEVAHSKKDFFAAKDCERTVNERTQEQVNTLKKELEIKTKEFDETLADLQRERAKQDSSQANQETLQSKQDSLQNKLDCLEADNKTINCEFQSSKKEYDIMKAKYDFVESQYQTLRSECDAIRAKHESMQTNHHSMEEQYESLRAAHESLKLQFDTVQNDYKTTIFDNEIIHEKNNILTTRLSDLVGSMNKGGNDERDMKCSNQESFSNKLRRSENIIELLKVGNLKIQDNFRSERSKVLDLRKDNKTLRKQIQLTECYRIQSLQFMSHLMLYYRGIVTDETLASFEFHLKTISNFGSITEFMVEDDATEKKMKDHETMIVKFYNEIAKESFLDQIVTKHVSYMRSNNFLSNQLSGLKKQMSEYEEYANRLLQEIETHRKTNDKNQKKIAYLKGELSQCSR, encoded by the coding sequence ATGCCATTGCTTAATTCGGACTACCTAGATCGATCAGATATGACCAATTCCGAAATTGAAACTTCAATGAAAACGCCTGAAACTTCGTTTAATGGTGATTATCACCAAGATGTACACAGCTTGGATAATTATTCAGTAagagatgatgatgaggaggaCACCAGTTCCGATGAAGAAACGCAGGGAACCAATCAGCCTGAGAATTCCTCTCTGAAAAGTTGGTTCTTTAAACCTAAGAGTAAATCTGCGGCAACCAGCCCAACAAAGGAAAATGCCAAGGAGGAACGCATTAATTCTTCAGGATCTGCTATTACTCAAAGTACACCAACAAATTCTAAAAGTGGATCACCTTTTAGGAAAAGCTTACGCTCTTTCTTTCGACGTGAAGAAGTTAAGGATTCTGATGTAACTCAACCAGAAAACTCTACCCTTGAATCAGCTAAAGACGAGGAACCTCCTAGGCAGCATAGGTTTTGGAAGTCTTGGAGGGGACATCATTCTCATCCAAATGGTGATTACAGTGATAGTGAACATGATACACCTCAGCAAGAAACGGTAGAAAACGACTTCAATGCTTCAAAGGTGGATCCAGATGACATGTTGACGCATGAACAGAAGCGTGAAAGGAACATGGAAAGACTGACTCAACaattaatgaatttttcctctgatgatgatgaagaaaatggacGTAAATCACATCGTTATGCTGCCGAGAAGACTCATGGAGCTGGCTTCATAGAAGGAAATGTTGttcatgatgatgacgatgataGTAATTATGAAAGCAGTGACAGCAGTGCATCAAGCTCAGTTGAAAGGGCTAGAGAGGTAAAAGCAAAAATAGGACAAGTCTTCTCACCTGCCAGTGAAGAGATTTTGTGCAAGAATAAcgaaatttcaccaataaCCCCAGTTGACGATGTTATGGATAACCCATATAAATATGTCTTTGAACCTGTTAAGGCTCAATCTAATGCATCTATTGCCCATGACTGTAGTTGGATTGATAAGAACTCTGTTGCATTTGATAATTTCGATAAAGCATTAAGGATATTGACCGATGGTCTcaattgttcatcttcCCTTGAAGGCTCTTTATTTACGATATCAGAGCTAAGCAATGAGTTTTTGGACATGGTTAAGAATTATACTGAGAATCATGAAAAGGTCGCtcaagaaaaaattgatatgGAAATTACACTCAACACGGTTCAGAGTTCATTTGGTAATCTTAGGAAAGAAGTTGAGGATAAGGATCGAGAAAATGTCAAGTTGAAAACAGAGttagaattgttgaagGATAAATATTCCCATTTAGAAAAAGATTTCGAAAGCCTGTCAGAAGAGGCAGAAATTTTGACTGATGAGGTGGCACATTCTAAGAAAGATTTCTTTGCCGCCAAGGATTGTGAAAGGACTGTCAATGAAAGAACACAAGAACAGGTCAATAcattaaaaaaagaattggaaattaagactaaagaatttgatgaaactttagCTGATTTACAAAGGGAAAGGGCAAAACAAGATTCGAGTCAAGCGAATCAAGAAACTTTGCAAAGTAAACAAGATTCGCTACAGAATAAATTAGACTGTTTAGAAGCCGACAATAAAACAATTAATTGTGAATTCCAATCTTCTAAAAAGGAATATGACATAATGAAAGCCAAGTATGATTTCGTTGAATCACAATATCAAACACTGAGAAGTGAGTGTGATGCGATTCGCGCTAAACATGAGTCTATGCAGACTAATCACCATTCCATGGAAGAGCAATACGAATCTTTACGAGCTGCGCATGAATCCTTGAAGTTACAATTTGATACAGTCCAAAATGATTACAAAACCACAATCTTTGACAACGAAATCATACACGAAAAGAACAACATCTTGACTACAAGGTTGAGTGATCTAGTTGGTTCAATGAATAAAGGTGGAAACGATGAAAGAGACATGAAATGTAGTAATCAAGAATCATTTTCTAATAAATTGCGTCGTTCTGAAAATATCATTGAGCTATTAAAAGTTGGTAACTTGAAGATCCAAGATAATTTCCGCAGCGAAAGAAGTAAAGTTTTAGATTTGAGAAAGGATAACAAGACTCTTAGGAAGCAGATTCAGTTGACAGAATGTTATAGGATCCAATCTTTACAGTTCATGTCTCATTTAATGCTCTATTATAGGGGAATTGTCACGGATGAGACGTTGGcaagttttgaatttcatctCAAGACTATCAGTAATTTTGGATCTATCACTGAATTTATGGTGGAAGATGATGCaactgaaaaaaagatgaaagacCATGAAACAATGATTGTCAAGTTTTACAACGAGATTGCTAAGGAATCCTTCTTGGACCAAATCGTTACTAAACATGTCTCTTATATGCGttcaaacaatttcttGAGTAATCAATTATCTGGTTTAAAGAAACAGATGTCAGAGTATGAGGAATACGCTAATCGTttattacaagaaattgaaactcACCGGAAAactaatgataaaaatcagaaaaaaattgCCTATTTAAAAGGTGAACTTTCTCAATGTAGCCGCTAA
- the YPQ1 gene encoding cationic amino acid transporter (similar to uniprot|Q12010 Saccharomyces cerevisiae YOL092W Hypothetical ORF) — translation MQLVPIEWNSENISGIAGSISIACWVIVFVPQIYENFHRKSADGLSLMFVILWLAGDVFNLVGAMLQHLLSTMIILAAYYTLADIILLVQCFWYGTEEKVDPVHLSPANPINESVLQDVFHESEPLLHAEIRNRSNEPNQEYQTLNSAELISENGAKRYFNDLFIVFAVVIGGFLSWYISYCNNPHKSKPSSPDLDMNWLAQLFGYLSAVLYLGSRIPQILLNFQRKSCEGISFLFFLFACLGNSAFILSVIIISLDPKYLLVNASWLIGSLGTLFMDFVIFIQFFAYGKGPSASVGDFA, via the coding sequence atgcaACTAGTGCCTATAGAGTGGAATTCTGAGAATATCAGTGGTATAGCGGGATCCATCTCCATCGCATGTTGGGTAATAGTCTTCGTACCGCAGATCTATGAAAACTTTCATAGAAAATCTGCTGACGGTCTATCTTTGATGTTTGTGATTCTTTGGTTAGCTGGTGATGTTTTTAACCTGGTAGGTGCCATGTTACAGCATTTATTATCAACTATGATCATTTTGGCCGCTTATTATACTCTAGCTGATATCATTCTACTAGTTCAATGTTTCTGGTACGGTACTGAGGAAAAAGTTGATCCTGTTCATCTATCGCCAGCTAATCCTATAAACGAAAGCGTCTTACAAGACGTTTTCCATGAGAGTGAGCCTCTTCTACATGCGGAGATTAGAAATCGTAGTAACGAACCAAACCAAGAGTATCAAACTCTAAACAGTGCAGAATTGATTTCTGAAAATGGGGCAAAAAGATATTTCAACGATCTATTCATCGTTTTTGCAGTGGTTATTGGTGGCTTTTTGTCATGGTATATCTCTTATTGCAACAATCCTCACAAATCAAAACCCTCTAGTCCTGACTTAGATATGAATTGGTTAGCACAGCTATTTGGCTATCTAAGTGCTGTTCTTTATTTGGGATCTCGTATCCCTCAAATTCTGTTgaatttccaaagaaaatcCTGCGAAGGTATTTCTTTCCTGTTTTTCCTATTTGCATGCCTCGGTAATAGTGCATTTATCTTATCAGTGATTATCATTTCCTTAGATCCAAAATATTTATTGGTTAACGCTTCGTGGTTAATTGGGAGTTTAGGAACTTTATTCATGGATTTTGTTatatttattcaatttttcgcCTATGGTAAGGGACCTTCAGCATCTGTGGGTGATTTTGCATGA
- the TRM10 gene encoding tRNA (guanine(9)-N(1))-methyltransferase (similar to uniprot|Q12400 Saccharomyces cerevisiae YOL093W): MSSEDYKRKMTTLPPTPEGMSKSKWKKVWKKQRYNIMKEEYAQIRKEKRKRARENRRARIQEYIDRGEEIPKELKRQPRENPNQKDSGVNIVLDCGFDDLMNDREIVSMSNQITRAYSSNRRENHFTHMKVTSFGKRLKNRFDEEMKGCHYEQWKNFEFHEDDQLIMGPDVDKTKLVYLTADTDDKLETLEPGMTYIVGGIVDKNRHKALCYNKAKEMGVPAKRLPIDEFINISGRKVLTTTHVVQLMLKYFDNHDWKEAFEYVLPPRKLDQENSQDDEDDEDEESEDGESEEGGE, from the coding sequence ATGTCCTCAGAAGATTACAAAAGGAAGATGACCACTTTACCTCCCACCCCCGAGGGTATGTCCAAGAGCAAATGGAAAAAGGTGTGGAAGAAGCAGAGATATAATATtatgaaagaagaatatgcCCAGATTCGTAAGGAAAAGCGTAAGAGGGCAAGGGAAAATAGACGTGCAAGAATTCAAGAGTATATCGATAGGGgtgaagaaattccaaaagaaCTCAAACGTCAACCTCGAGagaatccaaatcaaaAGGATTCTGGAGTCAATATTGTTTTAGATTGTGGATTTGACGATCTCATGAATGATAGGGAAATTGTGAGTATGTCCAATCAAATTACCAGAGCTTACTCCAGTAATAGACGTGAAAATCATTTTACTCATATGAAAGTAACTTCCTTTGGTAAAAGGTTGAAGAAtagatttgatgaagaaatgaaaGGATGCCACTATGAGCagtggaaaaatttcgaattccatgaagatgatcaattgattatGGGGCCGGATGTTGATAAAACTAAACTGGTATATCTTACCGCGGATACAGATGATAAATTAGAAACTTTAGAGCCAGGAATGACTTACATCGTTGGTGGGATTGTAGACAAGAACAGACACAAAGCATTATGTTATAATAAGGCTAAGGAAATGGGCGTTCCTGCTAAAAGGCTACCCATTGACgaatttatcaatatttCCGGGCGTAAAGTGCTAACAACTACTCATGTGGTTCAACTGATGCTTAAATATTTTGACAATCACGATTGGAAAGAGGCATTTGAATACGTGTTACCGCCAAGGAAATTGGATCAAGAAAATTCACAGGacgatgaggatgatgaagatgaagaaagtgaAGATGGTGAGAGCGAAGAAGGTGGCGAATAA
- the RFC4 gene encoding replication factor C subunit 4 (highly similar to uniprot|P40339 Saccharomyces cerevisiae YOL094C RFC4 Subunit of heteropentameric Replication factor C (RF-C) which is a DNA binding protein and ATPase that acts as a clamp loader of the proliferating cell nuclear antigen (PCNA) processivity factor for DNA polymerases delta and epsilon), translating to MSKPPLTLELPWVEKYRPKQLSDTVGNEETIHRLQQIAKDGNMPHLIISGLPGIGKTTSIHCLAHELLGDSYSQGVLELNASDDRGIDVVRNQIKQFAQKKCHLEPGKHKIIILDEADSMTAGAQQALRRTMELYSNTTRFAFACNQSNKIIEPLQSRCAILRYSKLSDEQVLKRLLEIIKAENVQYTNDGLEALIFTAEGDMRQAVNNLQSTVAGHSLVSGENVFKIVDSPHPLVVKKMLLAPTLDESIALFKNELWDKGYSSVDIVTTCFRVTKTLYQLKEAKRLEMIKEIGIAHMRILEGVGTYLQLACLLAKIHQLK from the coding sequence ATGTCCAAACCTCCACTTACATTAGAACTACCCTGGGTGGAAAAATATCGTCCCAAGCAGCTGAGCGATACCGTTGGTAATGAAGAGACTATCCACAGATTACAACAAATCGCTAAGGATGGTAATATGCCACATCTGATCATATCAGGATTACCGGGTATTGGTAAAACAACATCTATCCATTGTTTAGCACATGAACTATTAGGCGATTCATATTCTCAGGGAGTGCTAGAGTTAAATGCATCCGACGATAGAGGTATCGATGTCGTGAGAAACCAAATCAAGCAATTCGCCCAAAAGAAATGCCATTTGGAACCTGGCAAGCATAAAATTATCATATTGGATGAAGCAGATTCTATGACGGCAGGTGCTCAACAGGCACTTAGAAGAACAATGGAATTGTATTCCAATACTACGAGGTTTGCATTCGCATGTAATCAATCCAATAAAATTATCGAACCATTACAGAGTAGATGCGCTATTTTACGTTATTCCAAATTATCTGATGAACAAGTTTTAAAGAGGTTGCTAGAGATTATCAAGGCCGAAAATGTTCAATATACAAATGATGGATTAGAAGCTCTTATTTTTACAGCAGAGGGTGATATGAGACAAGCAGTTAACAATTTACAAAGTACCGTGGCAGGTCATAGTCTAGTAAGTGGTGAGAATGTGTTTAAAATTGTCGATTCGCCTCACCCGTTAGTGGTAAAGAAAATGCTACTGGCACCTACACTTGACGAATCCATCGCTCTATTCAAGAATGAACTTTGGGACAAGGGTTATTCTTCTGTGGATATCGTTACCACTTGTTTCCGTGTTACGAAGACTTTataccaattgaaagaggctaaaagattagaaatGATCAAAGAAATCGGTATAGCTCACATGAGAATTCTTGAAGGTGTAGGCACTTATTTACAACTTGCATGCCTACTGGCCAAAATCCATCAACTAAAATAG
- the VPS52 gene encoding Vps52p (similar to uniprot|P39904 Saccharomyces cerevisiae YDR484W), which translates to MLNNPEGRENSLECTAMDVLSSVLGVNENVLDPGENPGEVDHLQVYLEDSRDPKLQINNNLWHELEKLQEKQKHIQLTIKTTVPPLREYMERFNSQLSEFTSDLGYIRNKSTELKNMLEYNSTRLAKVSPLVNDLMIPPSVIHSILRDKINAAWQENIAFMRDKQEIYDKYKNSDATKPKDFELLYEVLSYLKTVILDRSRKFITRCIKKLRSHQPTASQRIQDTLLQVRDIFQYIVENNYSLALELRQAYAYTLRWYYKEYFGRYVRSLTILPLKNIDSQYSLSNSISNVHASKSGTSMFSNYLSYGYGKNAGPVTAESIQDYFQISKRLSILTQEDNTVMVSQIAENNTMSHYIEIGFKNLNLAVLDNCSVELEFLRNFFRINNDEDEFRGMLEQIFQPTFAKTVEYTKQLIQYTFDIFGVLMCIRIAQQLQFESKKRQLVVMEENLNNHLMLLWPKFQQLVDFQCDSLHKVPITAAVARPLNNSSHRNPLTTPLELTIQFSKFLTSLLTLACTHRAPIDERSEPLYNSIFRIRNDFETVMTKCSKKTSSPERMLAINYMFLYNTLEHQNLNLQGQADQELPAVVKETEDHFKALVEALSKVT; encoded by the coding sequence ATGTTGAACAATCCTGAAGGGAGAGAAAATTCACTTGAATGCACGGCTATGGACGTGCTGAGTAGTGTTCTAGGTGTCAATGAGAACGTATTGGATCCAGGTGAAAACCCTGGCGAGGTTGACCACTTGCAAGTTTATCTAGAGGATAGCAGGGATCCAAAGCTACAGATCAACAATAATCTTTGGCATGAGTTGGAAAAGTTACAGGAGAAGCAGAAACACATCCAATTGACAATAAAGACTACTGTACCACCTTTGCGTGAATATATGGAACGCTTCAATTCACAATTGTCAGAATTCACCAGTGATTTAGGATACATAAGAAATAAGTCTactgaattgaaaaacatgTTAGAGTATAATTCCACTAGATTGGCTAAAGTCAGTCCGTTGGTAAACGATTTAATGATACCGCCAAGTGTAATCCATAGTATTTTACGTGACAAGATTAATGCAGCCTGGCAAGAGAATATCGCCTTCATGAGGGATAAACAGGAAATATACGACAAGTACAAAAACTCAGATGCTACTAAACCTAAGGATTTCGAACTATTGTATGAAGTGCTGTCCTACCTCAAGACCGTAATCTTGGACAGATCGAGGAAATTTATCACACGTTGTATTAAGAAATTGAGAAGTCATCAACCAACAGCTTCGCAACGCATTCAAGATACGCTTTTACAAGTAAGAGACATCTTTCAATATATTGTGGAGAATAATTATTCGCTAGCATTAGAATTGAGACAAGCTTATGCATATACCCTGAGGTGGTACTACAAAGAGTATTTTGGTCGTTACGTGAGATCCCTTACGATTTTACCACTTAAAAATATTGATTCACAGTATTCATTGAGCAATAGCATTTCCAATGTACATGCAAGCAAATCTGGAACCTCTATGTTCTCCAACTATCTGTCGTATGGTTATGGTAAGAATGCTGGTCCCGTTACAGCAGAATCTATTCAGGATTACTTCCAAATCTCTAAGCGGTTGTCAATTTTAACGCAAGAAGACAACACCGTAATGGTTTCTCAAATTGCAGAAAATAATACCATGTCGCACTACATTGAAATaggatttaaaaatttgaatctgGCAGTGTTGGATAACTGTAGTGTGGAATTAGAGTTTTTAAGgaatttcttcagaatcaacaatgatgaagacgaattTAGAGGTATGTTGGAGCAAATCTTTCAGCCAACGTTTGCCAAAACTGTTGAGTATACCAAGCAACTAATTCAGTACACTTTTGACATTTTTGGTGTTCTCATGTGCATCCGTATAGCTCAACAGTTACAATTCGAGTCTAAGAAACGCCAGCTTGTTGTCATGGAggaaaatttgaacaacCATTTGATGTTACTATGGCCCAAATTCCAACAATTGGTAGATTTCCAATGCGATAGTCTTCATAAAGTACCCATTACAGCCGCTGTCGCCCGACCACTGAACAACTCTTCCCATCGTAATCCATTGACGACACCCTTAGAGTTGACCATTCAATTCTCCAAATTTCTAACAAGTCTCTTGACTCTGGCATGTACTCATAGGGCCCCCATAGATGAAAGATCAGAACCTCTTTACAACTCTATATTCAGGATCAGGAACGATTTCGAAACTGTCATGACTAAATGTAGCAAAAAGACCAGTTCACCGGAGCGAATGCTGGCTATAAATTATATGTTCCTGTACAATACTCTGGAGCATCAAAACCTGAATTTACAAGGCCAAGCAGACCAGGAGTTGCCAGCAGTGGTCAAAGAGACCGAGGATCACTTCAAGGCATTGGTAGAAGCATTAAGCAAAGTCACATGA